A window of Hevea brasiliensis isolate MT/VB/25A 57/8 chromosome 14, ASM3005281v1, whole genome shotgun sequence contains these coding sequences:
- the LOC131173409 gene encoding phenylacetaldehyde reductase-like, translated as MCGEGKVVCVTGGSGYIASWLIKRLLQRGYIVKATVRDTGDPKKTDRLPALDGAKERLHLFKANLLEEGSFDAAVDGCEGVFHTASPVLFAVTDPQAELIDPAVKGTLNVLKSCTKVQSIKRVIITSSMATVIFDRKPQTPDVVVDETWHSDPAVCKEMKLSYMLAKTLAEKAAWNFVKENAIDLVTIHPAYVIGPLLQPTLNASVAMIFNLVNGAQTYPNEYYGSTDVRDVAEAHNQAFEIPSAYGRYCLVANVSHYSELVKIVHEHFPSLQLPAKCDDKPQFMPHAKVSKEKAKTLGINFIPLEATLKDTIESLKEKGFLSI; from the exons ATGTGTGGAGAAGGGAAGGTGGTGTGTGTAACAGGAGGGTCAGGCTACATAGCTTCATGGCTGATTAAGAGATTACTCCAAAGGGGTTATATCGTTAAAGCCACTGTTCGTGACACAG GTGATCCAAAGAAAACAGATCGCTTACCTGCACTTGATGGAGCTAAGGAAAGGCTTCATTTGTTCAAAGCAAATTTACTGGAAGAAGGGTCTTTTGATGCTGCAGTTGATGGATGCGAAGGAGTTTTCCATACTGCATCCCCTGTACTATTTGCAGTCACTGATCCACAG GCAGAACTAATTGATCCAGCAGTGAAAGGAACACTTAATGTTCTTAAATCATGCACAAAAGTTCAATCTATCAAGAGAGTGATTATAACATCTTCTATGGCGACAGTTATATTTGACAGAAAACCTCAGACCCCTGATGTGGTGGTAGATGAGACTTGGCATTCGGATCCAGCAGTTTGTAAGGAAATGAAG CTTTCGTATATGCTTGCAAAAACCTTGGCGGAAAAGGCTGCTTGGAATTTTGTAAAAGAGAATGCAATTGACTTGGTTACAATACATCCAGCATATGTGATTGGCCCTCTCTTACAGCCAACTCTTAATGCCAGTGTGGCGATGATTTTTAATCTTGTAAATG GAGCTCAGACATATCCCAACGAATATTACGGGTCAACTGATGTTAGGGACGTTGCAGAAGCTCATAATCAAGCTTTTGAGATTCCTTCAGCTTATGGCAGATATTGTTTAGTTGCAAATGTGTCGCACTATTCTGAACTTGTGAAGATTGTCCATGAACATTTTCCCTCCTTGCAACTTCCTGCAAA ATGTGATGATAAACCTCAATTCATGCCACATGCCAAGGTATCCAAAGAGAAAGCAAAAACTTTGGGTATCAACTTCATTCCTCTGGAAGCTACTCTCAAGGACACTATTGAGAGCCTGAAGGAGAAGGGCTTCCTCAGCATCTAA
- the LOC110659971 gene encoding phenylacetaldehyde reductase: MCGEGKVVCVTGGSGYIASWLIKRLLQRGYIVKATVRDTGDPKKTDHLLALDGAKERLHLFKANLLEEGSFDAAVDGCEGVFHTASPVLFAVTDPQAELIDPAVKGTLNVLKSCTKVQSIKRVIITSSMVTIPYNGKPLSLDVVVDETWFSDPTLCKEMKLWYVLSKTLAEEAAWKFAKENSIDLVTLSPGIVIGPLLQPTLNETVEMILKLVNGAQTYPDAHYRSVDVRDVADAHIRAFEIPSANGRYCLVTNALHFSEVLKIVHQHYPTLNLPKKCVTNDLNNLSMSTYMVSMEKAKTLGISFIPLEVTLRDTIESLKEKGFLSI, from the exons ATGTGTGGAGAAGGGAAGGTGGTGTGTGTAACAGGAGGGTCAGGCTACATAGCTTCATGGCTGATTAAGAGATTACTCCAAAGGGGTTATATCGTTAAAGCCACTGTTCGTGACACAG GTGATCCAAAGAAAACAGATCACTTACTTGCACTTGATGGAGCTAAGGAAAGGCTTCATTTGTTCAAAGCAAATTTACTGGAAGAAGGGTCTTTTGATGCTGCAGTTGATGGATGCGAAGGAGTTTTCCATACTGCATCCCCTGTACTATTTGCAGTCACTGATCCACAG GCAGAACTAATTGATCCAGCAGTGAAAGGAACACTTAATGTTCTTAAATCATGCACAAAAGTTCAATCTATCAAGAGAGTGATTATAACATCTTCTATGGTGACAATTCCTTATAACGGAAAACCTTTGAgtcttgatgtggtggttgatgagACTTGGTTTTCAGACCCAACACTTTGCAAGGAAATGAAG TTATGGTATGTGCTTTCAAAAACCTTAGCAGAAGAGGCTGCTTGGaaatttgcaaaagaaaattcaATTGACTTGGTTACATTAAGTCCAGGAATTGTGATTGGTCCTCTGTTGCAGCCAACTCTTAATGAGACTGTGGAGATGATTCTTAAACTTGTAAATG GAGCACAAACATACCCTGATGCACATTATAGATCAGTTGATGTTCGGGATGTTGCCGATGCACATATTCGTGCCTTTGAGATTCCTTCAGCTAATGGAAGATATTGTCTAGTAACAAATGCTCTCCACTTTTCTGAAGTTTTAAAGATTGTTCATCAACATTACCCTACTTTGAACCTTCCTAAAAA ATGTGTTACCAATGACCTCAACAACTTGTCCATGTCAACGTACATGGTATCAATGGAGAAGGCAAAAACATTGGGAATCAGCTTCATTCCTTTGGAAGTGACTCTTAGAGACACTATTGAAAGCTTGAAGGAGAAGGGCTTCCTCAGCATCTGA